The following coding sequences lie in one Rutidosis leptorrhynchoides isolate AG116_Rl617_1_P2 chromosome 6, CSIRO_AGI_Rlap_v1, whole genome shotgun sequence genomic window:
- the LOC139852967 gene encoding BURP domain protein RD22-like, with product MGCLHILTFLSLAVVVSHAAVSPETYWKSVLPNTPMPKAVSDLLPNDKSTDIHVGVGKGGTSVHAPGTNVGIGGKGGVSIHAPGTNVGIGKGGVSVNAPGTNVGVGKGGSIHTPITTNIGISNDVSVNAPGTHVTVGKGGVSVNAPGTNVGVGKGGVSVHAPGTTNVGVNKDVSVHTPGTHVGVGNGGVSVHAPGTNVGVGKGGTGVTVHAPQPKPKGDCTKVTVGKKGVVVRCHHKQKPVHVKVDPFLYKYAATDDQLKDDPNVALFFLEKEIRHGNSMNLHFTKVTSQKSTFLPREVADKIPFSSKKLPELYTRFSIEPDTIESESMKKTIKECEDKDIEGEKKFCATSLEAMVDFSTFELGKNVKAVSTEVNSIKRTSLQKYTIEGAKKLDSNQVVVCHKQKYPYAVFYCHKTTTTKAYAVSLVGEDATKVKAVAVCHTDTAKWNPKHLAFRVLNVKPGTTPVCHFLPEDHVVWVPNY from the exons ATGGGGTGCCTACATATCCTCACTTTTCTTTCT TTGGCAGTTGTTGTGAGCCATGCAGCTGTGTCTCCAGAAACATACTGGAAATCTGTGTTGCCGAATACTCCCATGCCCAAAGCAGTCAGTGATCTTCTACCTAATG ATAAGAGCACGGATATCCATGTTGGTGTTGGCAAAGGCGGTACATCAGTTCATGCTCCTGGTACGAATGTTGGTATTGGTGGAAAAGGTGGCGTATCGATCCATGCCCCTGGCACGAACGTTGGCATTGGTAAAGGCGGTGTATCTGTTAACGCCCCTGGCACCAATGTTGGTGTTGGCAAAGGTGGTTCTATTCACACCCCTATCACCACCAACATTGGTATTAGCAACGATGTATCCGTGAATGCCCCTGGGACCCACGTAACTGTTGGAAAAGGTGGTGTATCGGTTAATGCCCCTGGCACAAACGTCGGTGTTGGAAAGGGCGGTGTATCTGTTCACGCCCCTGGCACCACCAACGTTGGTGTTAACAAAGATGTATCAGTTCATACCCCCGGGACCCATGTTGGTGTTGGCAACGGTGGTGTATCTGTTCATGCCCCCGGCACCAATGTTGGTGTGGGCAAAGGTGGTACTGGTGTGACCGTTCATGCACCACAACCAAAACCGAAAGGGGATTGTACAAAGGTCACTGTTGGCAAAAAGGGCGTTGTTGTCCGTTGTCATCACAAGCAAAAGCCCGTACACGTAAAGGTggacccgtttttgtacaagtacGCTGCTACCGATGATCAACTCAAAGACGATCCAAACGTTGCACTTTTCTTCTTAGAAAAAGAGATTCGTCACGGTAACTCAATGAACTTGCATTTTACAAAAGTCACCAGTCAAAAGTCAACGTTCTTACCTCGTGAAGTTGCTGACAAGATACCCTTTTCATCAAAGAAGCTTCCGGAACTATATACTCGTTTCTCCATCGAACCTGACACAATTGAATCCGAATCGATGAAGAAAACAATCAAGGAATGTGAAGATAAGGACATTGAAGGTGAGAAGAAGTTTTGTGCTACTTCATTAGAGGCCATGGTTGATTTCAGTACATTTGAGTTGGGTAAAAACGTTAAGGCGGTCTCAACAGAAGTCAACTCTATAAAACGTACGTCGTTACAAAAGTACACCATCGAAGGAGCGAAGAAATTGGATTCAAATCAAGTAGTGGTTTGCCACAAACAAAAGTACCCATACGCGGTTTTCTATTGTCACAAGACCACCACAACCAAAGCTTATGCAGTGTCTTTGGTTGGTGAAGACGCGACAAAAGTTAAAGCGGTTGCAGTGTGTCATACAGACACTGCAAAATGGAACCCTAAACATTTAGCGTTTAGGGTTCTAAATGTCAAACCAGGGACTACTCCAGTTTGTCATTTCTTGCCGGAAGACCATGTGGTTTGGGTCCCTAACTATTAG